The Claveliimonas bilis genome window below encodes:
- a CDS encoding thioredoxin family protein — MLHLTEGNFQAEVNQAKFPVVVMFYASWCPKCAMTKPVAEDIEKRYRKKVKFCEVEIEECPNLAVKYGADIVPTLVMFKNGTVKARMQGTVGENILEKRVRELL, encoded by the coding sequence ATGCTGCATTTGACAGAGGGAAATTTCCAGGCTGAAGTAAATCAGGCAAAGTTTCCGGTGGTGGTTATGTTTTATGCTTCCTGGTGTCCAAAATGTGCAATGACGAAGCCAGTGGCAGAGGATATAGAGAAACGGTACCGGAAAAAAGTGAAATTTTGTGAAGTGGAAATTGAGGAATGTCCGAATTTGGCGGTGAAATATGGAGCGGATATTGTTCCGACTCTTGTAATGTTCAAAAACGGGACTGTAAAAGCAAGAATGCAGGGAACAGTAGGAGAAAATATATTGGAAAAGAGAGTCAGGGAGCTGCTTTAG
- a CDS encoding energy-coupled thiamine transporter ThiT — protein MGNFLVNSEGYLTGAGYVAAVIAGILLLAVGVYFARRGKQGRRISTKQLAFCGMAMALAFLTSYIKIFQLPWGGSVTLCSMLFIVLIGNWYGVRTGIFVGCAYGILQFLQEPYVLSLFQVCCDYWFAFAAMGIAGFFMRSKNGLLKGYVAAVLARGAFHSLGGYLYWMDYMPENFPQALKSLYPILYNYSYILAEAILTIIIISIPAVAKSLNRIKQLAQ, from the coding sequence ATGGGAAATTTTTTGGTAAATAGTGAAGGCTATCTGACGGGAGCAGGATATGTGGCGGCGGTGATTGCGGGAATCCTGCTTCTGGCTGTGGGTGTATATTTTGCCAGAAGGGGAAAACAGGGGAGAAGGATCAGTACAAAACAGCTTGCCTTCTGCGGAATGGCAATGGCGCTCGCTTTTCTTACTTCATATATTAAAATTTTTCAGTTGCCATGGGGCGGAAGTGTTACTCTATGCAGTATGCTTTTCATTGTACTGATCGGAAACTGGTATGGGGTAAGGACGGGCATTTTCGTGGGATGTGCTTATGGAATCCTGCAGTTTCTTCAGGAACCATATGTGTTGTCGTTGTTCCAGGTATGCTGTGATTACTGGTTTGCCTTTGCCGCCATGGGAATAGCAGGATTTTTTATGCGTTCGAAAAATGGTCTTTTGAAGGGATATGTTGCAGCAGTTCTGGCACGTGGCGCTTTTCATTCTCTGGGCGGTTATCTGTACTGGATGGACTATATGCCGGAAAATTTTCCACAGGCTTTGAAGAGCCTGTATCCGATCTTATATAATTATAGTTACATTTTAGCGGAAGCAATACTCACAATTATCATTATTTCTATACCGGCAGTAGCAAAGAGCCTGAACCGGATAAAACAGTTAGCGCAATGA
- the trmB gene encoding tRNA (guanosine(46)-N7)-methyltransferase TrmB has translation MRLRNIPRADRILSEHQKVIKNEAEKKGKWSMVFENEHPVYVEIGMGKGQFLTTLAEKNPDKNYIGIERYSSVLLRAVERLDAIEEKQGVKLENIRFICMDAADVPDVFEEEEVAGIYLNFSDPWPKKRHARRRLTSREFLKRYEKILDEDGVVEFKTDNQELFQFSLEQAKETGWNLKAISWDLHHDKEMCRGNVMTEYEEKFSSQGNPICKMTAAPSVKDKGISA, from the coding sequence ATGCGCCTTAGAAATATACCAAGAGCAGATCGGATTTTGAGTGAGCACCAAAAGGTAATTAAAAATGAAGCGGAGAAAAAAGGAAAATGGAGCATGGTCTTTGAAAATGAGCATCCGGTCTATGTAGAGATAGGGATGGGGAAAGGACAGTTTTTAACAACATTAGCGGAAAAGAATCCGGATAAAAATTATATCGGGATTGAGCGCTATTCCAGTGTTCTGCTAAGAGCAGTAGAGCGTCTTGATGCTATAGAGGAGAAACAGGGCGTGAAGCTGGAAAATATCCGCTTTATCTGTATGGATGCAGCAGATGTGCCGGATGTGTTCGAAGAAGAAGAGGTGGCGGGAATTTATTTGAATTTTTCAGATCCATGGCCTAAAAAACGTCATGCAAGAAGAAGGCTGACTTCAAGGGAATTTCTGAAAAGGTATGAAAAAATACTCGATGAAGATGGGGTGGTGGAATTTAAGACGGATAATCAGGAGCTGTTTCAATTTTCCCTGGAGCAGGCTAAAGAGACTGGATGGAACTTAAAAGCCATAAGCTGGGATCTTCACCACGATAAAGAAATGTGCCGGGGCAATGTGATGACGGAATATGAAGAAAAGTTTTCTTCACAGGGCAATCCTATCTGTAAGATGACTGCAGCGCCGTCAGTCAAGGATAAAGGGATCTCTGCATAA
- a CDS encoding DUF1002 domain-containing protein: protein MKKILPILMAAVMTTSMVPMTAGAVDTADSSQGTEDTASQNTETGSDAAADGASGTAGEAEGSGATTDGTTSSDGTVGTEDGTTSDTAGETEGTDGAAGAEETTGEDSTAEETTDETTEETEDGQTDSEKVVTLGENLTEEQRASMYEYFGTSADEVKTIVVTHADEVQYMQGIATDEQIGPTTNSCAYVEPTDSGGIKVKTANLNYVTSAMIASTLTTAGMENCNVIAACPFEVSGTGALTGIIMAYEQASGENLDEGQKEAAMEELVTTGEIADSVGQEKATEVIKDVKTEVLDQGLTDEQEIGEAVDNIAQENEVTLTDDQRQQIVSLMEKISQYDYDVNALKDTLDNLTADDGALANIWNSVKSFFVGSDDGILSETNDEALGSDVITDSTVNESGFKDGLLTRIKNFFTGE, encoded by the coding sequence ATGAAAAAAATTTTGCCAATTCTTATGGCAGCAGTTATGACAACGTCAATGGTACCAATGACGGCTGGAGCAGTTGATACAGCTGACAGCAGCCAGGGAACAGAGGATACTGCATCGCAAAATACAGAAACGGGAAGCGATGCCGCAGCAGATGGAGCTTCCGGAACCGCAGGGGAGGCAGAAGGCTCAGGAGCAACAACGGACGGAACAACTTCATCAGATGGAACTGTGGGAACAGAGGATGGAACCACATCGGATACTGCAGGAGAAACAGAAGGAACAGATGGGGCTGCAGGAGCAGAAGAAACAACAGGCGAGGATTCTACTGCAGAAGAGACTACAGATGAAACGACAGAAGAAACAGAAGACGGCCAGACGGATAGTGAGAAAGTTGTTACTCTGGGAGAGAATCTTACAGAAGAACAAAGAGCATCCATGTATGAATATTTTGGGACTTCAGCGGATGAAGTAAAAACTATCGTTGTTACTCATGCAGACGAAGTACAGTATATGCAGGGCATTGCTACTGACGAACAGATCGGACCTACAACTAACAGCTGTGCTTATGTAGAGCCTACAGATTCCGGAGGAATCAAAGTAAAAACGGCAAATCTTAATTATGTGACCAGTGCTATGATCGCAAGTACGCTGACAACAGCAGGTATGGAAAACTGTAATGTTATTGCAGCTTGTCCTTTTGAAGTTTCCGGAACCGGAGCGCTGACGGGAATTATCATGGCATATGAACAGGCAAGCGGCGAGAATCTGGACGAAGGCCAAAAAGAAGCTGCTATGGAAGAGCTTGTCACAACCGGAGAGATTGCGGACAGTGTTGGACAGGAGAAAGCAACGGAAGTGATAAAAGACGTGAAGACAGAAGTGCTGGATCAGGGCCTGACAGATGAACAGGAGATTGGTGAGGCGGTTGACAACATTGCACAGGAAAACGAAGTTACTTTGACAGATGATCAGAGACAGCAGATTGTCAGCCTTATGGAAAAAATTTCCCAGTATGATTATGATGTGAATGCGCTGAAAGATACGCTCGATAACCTTACAGCAGATGATGGAGCGCTGGCAAACATATGGAATTCAGTAAAGAGTTTCTTTGTCGGATCTGATGATGGTATTTTAAGCGAAACAAACGATGAGGCACTTGGCTCCGATGTCATTACTGACAGTACGGTGAATGAAAGCGGATTTAAAGACGGGCTTCTGACAAGGATCAAGAATTTCTTTACAGGGGAATAA
- the glgB gene encoding 1,4-alpha-glucan branching protein GlgB yields MGKTKTVKPYEIGELDHYLFGQGNHYEIYKKLGAHRVKNGKKEGIYFAVWAPHAEEVSVVGDFNNWDESANVMERGEPLGIYTCFIPDVPEYALYKYCIKTYKGEYIYKADPFANYAELRPGTASRIIDISDISWSDQAWMEQRKAWKHTEQPMSIYEVHIGSWKKHPDDEDGFYNYREFAREITKYVKDMGYTHIEIMGIAEHPFDGSWGYQVTGYFAPTSRYGTPQDFAWMVNYLHKNKIGVILDWVPAHFPRDAHGLADFDGTPTYEYADPRKGEHPDWGTKIFDYGKNEVQNFLIANALFWIEDFHVDGLRVDAVASMLYLDYGKRDGEWVPNKYGGNKNLEAIGFFKHLNSVVLGRNPGALMIAEESTAWPKVTGSVEDDGLGFSLKWNMGWMHDFTEYMKLDPYFRKGAHNLMTFAMSYAYSEKYILVLSHDEVVHLKCSMINKMPGLGFDKYANLKVGYAFMMGHAGKKLLFMGQEFAQLREWSEKRELDWFLLEEPEHQYIQNWMRDLLHLYKRNKAMYEQDDTWEGFEWVNADDGDRSIYSFIRHSKGNKKNLLFVCNFTPMARDDYRVGVPRRKQYKLILNSDDKKYGGTGEERPQIYKAKKGECDGRPYSFAYKLPPYGVAVFEF; encoded by the coding sequence ATGGGAAAAACAAAGACCGTAAAACCATATGAAATCGGAGAACTGGATCATTATCTCTTTGGACAGGGGAACCATTATGAGATATATAAGAAATTGGGGGCGCATCGGGTAAAGAACGGAAAAAAAGAAGGGATATATTTTGCAGTCTGGGCTCCCCATGCGGAAGAAGTCTCAGTGGTCGGAGATTTTAATAACTGGGATGAATCAGCCAATGTCATGGAAAGAGGAGAACCACTGGGGATTTATACCTGTTTTATACCGGATGTGCCGGAGTATGCTTTATACAAATATTGTATCAAGACATATAAAGGGGAATATATTTACAAGGCAGATCCTTTTGCAAATTATGCAGAGCTTCGTCCGGGAACTGCCTCCAGAATTATTGATATCAGCGATATTTCCTGGTCGGATCAGGCGTGGATGGAGCAGAGAAAGGCATGGAAGCATACAGAACAGCCTATGTCGATTTATGAGGTCCACATCGGCTCATGGAAAAAGCATCCTGACGATGAGGACGGTTTTTATAATTACCGGGAATTTGCGCGTGAGATTACGAAGTATGTTAAGGATATGGGATATACCCATATTGAGATTATGGGCATTGCCGAGCATCCCTTTGACGGTTCCTGGGGATATCAGGTGACAGGATATTTTGCTCCTACCTCCCGGTACGGAACACCTCAGGATTTTGCCTGGATGGTGAATTATCTTCATAAAAATAAGATTGGGGTTATTCTTGACTGGGTTCCGGCTCATTTTCCAAGAGATGCCCATGGTCTTGCGGACTTTGACGGTACGCCGACTTATGAATATGCGGATCCCAGGAAAGGGGAACATCCCGACTGGGGGACAAAGATTTTTGATTATGGAAAAAATGAGGTGCAGAATTTCCTGATCGCAAACGCATTGTTCTGGATAGAAGATTTTCATGTTGACGGTCTGCGGGTTGACGCAGTTGCTTCTATGCTTTATCTGGATTACGGAAAACGCGACGGGGAATGGGTACCGAATAAATACGGCGGAAATAAAAATCTGGAAGCTATCGGATTTTTCAAACATCTCAATTCTGTTGTGCTGGGAAGGAACCCGGGAGCGCTGATGATCGCTGAAGAATCCACGGCCTGGCCCAAGGTGACGGGAAGTGTGGAGGATGACGGTCTGGGCTTCAGCCTGAAATGGAACATGGGATGGATGCATGATTTTACAGAATACATGAAGCTGGATCCTTATTTCCGTAAAGGGGCTCATAACTTGATGACATTTGCCATGAGTTATGCATACAGCGAAAAGTATATTCTTGTATTGTCTCATGACGAGGTTGTGCATTTGAAGTGTTCTATGATCAATAAGATGCCGGGACTTGGATTTGATAAATATGCAAATCTGAAGGTCGGATATGCTTTTATGATGGGACATGCCGGTAAGAAACTGTTGTTTATGGGACAGGAATTTGCACAGCTTCGGGAATGGAGTGAGAAGAGGGAACTGGACTGGTTTCTTCTGGAGGAGCCGGAGCACCAGTATATACAGAACTGGATGAGAGATCTTCTGCATTTATATAAACGAAACAAGGCCATGTATGAACAGGATGATACGTGGGAAGGATTTGAGTGGGTAAATGCAGATGATGGAGACAGAAGCATTTACAGCTTTATCCGTCATTCCAAAGGAAATAAGAAAAATCTGCTTTTTGTATGTAATTTTACACCTATGGCAAGAGATGATTATCGTGTAGGCGTTCCGAGAAGAAAGCAGTATAAGCTGATCTTGAACAGTGATGATAAAAAGTATGGCGGAACAGGCGAGGAAAGACCACAGATCTATAAGGCGAAAAAGGGTGAATGCGACGGAAGGCCGTATTCGTTTGCCTATAAGCTTCCGCCATATGGAGTGGCTGTGTTTGAGTTTTAA
- a CDS encoding DUF6512 family protein — protein sequence MYRLYHRRDFTYILWTFILGSICHFLYEFSDYNPFLALIVPVNESVWEHLKLVFFPVLFLTIAEYSLRRPNPSMLFASRFVGVIFAMAAITVLFYLYTFIAGRSILLLDILIYFTGICLCYIASSNLFPRFRRADPMKIFFCWFLSALLFFFFSCCPPEIGLFLPPQ from the coding sequence TTGTACCGTTTATATCATCGCCGCGATTTTACATATATTTTATGGACTTTTATACTTGGCAGCATCTGTCATTTTCTCTACGAATTTTCCGATTATAATCCTTTTCTGGCCCTGATCGTTCCAGTAAATGAATCTGTCTGGGAACATCTGAAGCTGGTCTTTTTCCCCGTATTGTTTCTGACCATAGCGGAATATTCCCTTCGACGGCCGAATCCTTCCATGCTGTTTGCTTCCCGCTTTGTCGGCGTGATCTTTGCCATGGCTGCCATTACAGTACTATTTTATCTCTATACTTTTATTGCCGGTCGGAGTATTTTGCTTCTGGATATCCTGATTTATTTTACAGGAATCTGCCTTTGTTATATTGCCTCCAGCAACTTATTTCCCCGTTTCCGGCGCGCCGATCCGATGAAAATTTTTTTCTGTTGGTTCCTTTCTGCACTTTTATTCTTCTTTTTTTCGTGCTGTCCTCCGGAAATCGGCCTGTTTCTGCCTCCGCAATAG